The DNA window TCAATATTTCTTGAGCCGCTTGTTCTATTGTCAAAGCTGTAGTATCCAAATATATAGCATCTTCCGCCTGACGTAATGGAGCTACTTCACGTTCACTGTCCATTTTATCTCTCTTAGCAATTTCAGCTTGAAGATCTTCAAGAGACGTCATTATCTCTCTCTTTTGATTTTCCGCAAATCGTCTTCTCGCTCGCTCCTCAACAGATGCTGACATGAAAACTTTTAACGCAGCATCCGGGAGAACATGCGTGCCAATATCCCGACCATCCATGACCACTCCACGACCTTCAGCCAGTAGTTGTTGCAATTCGACCATACGCATACGAACCAATTCATGCGCCGCCATTTGTGACACCGATTTTGTTACATTTTGTGAACGTATTTCTTCTGTAATATTACGTTTATCAAGAAAGACTAGCTGACCATTTTCAGACGGCTGCAAGTCAATTTCAGTTTCTGCTAATAATTTTCCGGCTTCTTCGTTACTCGCCATATCAATTCCTGTTGCTAAAGCTTTCATCGTAATAGCACGGTACATAGCACCAGTATCGATGTAAACATAACCCAACTTTTCTGCTACAATTTTCGCTATCGTGCTTTTTCCAGCAGCTGCCGGTCCATCGATTGCTATTTGTATCGGTTTCATCAAAATAGTCACCTCATCCTAAGTATTCATCATATTTTAACATAAAAAAAAAGTCTTCATGTGTAAGACTTTTTTAGTATTCACTTTAATCTTCTGAATGTCCCCGCGAACTATGATCGCTATAATGTGACATCGAAAGTTGGTGAGCTTGCTTTGCTTTTTGAAGACCAAACCACCATAAGAACAGCATGAATGGAATTGCTCCGTACACGATATTATCGTATATATACAAACTCATATTATACGCAAGATGCAAAATTACCGAGCTAACAATAGCCCAGCCAATCCACCGTCTGCGCTTATTACTTTTGCTAAATTTGGCTTTACCAAAATAATAACCCATTACTACCCCAAATAATGCATGACTCGATACCGGTAAAAACGCACGAATAAAAGCTGTTTGTAAGCCAAATTCTAATAAGTATAAAATATTTTCGACTGTTGCAAACCCGAGTGAAACGCTAGCACCATACAAAATGCCATCATATGGATCTTCAAAATCGACGTGACGATAAATAGCTATTAATATTACTAACCATTTGAAAAACTCTTCAATGATGCTAGAAAACACTACATTTTGTATAAAACTATTTGTAAAAACACCTTCAGCATCAAAGACATATTGAACAAAAAGAATTGGAAATGTTAAAACAGCTCCATAAACAAAACTTTGAAACAGCAACTTCGAAGGTTCGCCAGCAAATTGATCGCGTAAATAAAAATAACTAAAAAGCGCCAGACCCGGGGCTATTGCTACTGTTAGTAAAATAATCATACGCGTACCCCTTTAGTTGGATTACACTTATTTTTCAAACTTATGTGTATATTTTTCATGTCATATAGAAAACTTATTGAAATTTTATCTTTCAAAAGCATTTGCTTGAATCAGGTCTTGAGTCGATAACAATACTGCAAGCTTTATACGCGCTTTCTTACTGTCGTAATCACTCCCAAGAATCACACCGCGAGTCAATAGATCATGAGCGCTGCCTGGATAGCTATATGTAGGATAAGTGTTTCCTTCTTCAGCACTAGTTGTCAAGACGACTGGTATACCCTGTTTGATCGCATGATCAATCGCATCTATCATATGAGGGGATACTTGCCCCCTACCGGCCGCTTCTAAAACAATCCCTTTTGAAGGTCCCGCTACTAATTGTTCAATTAAAAAGCCATCTTGTCCTGAATGGCATTTAATAATATCCACACGCGGTAATTGATCATTCACCATATGTACTTCATGCATAATCGGTTTCTGGTAAATACGTACAGTATCGTTATCAATAATCCCAAGATAACCATGACCAAACGAGTCAAAACCTTGTAAATTACTAGAGTGAACCTTCTTAACGTATTTCGCACTATAGATACGCTCATTAAATACGACGACAGCTCCTATCCCGCGCAGGTTCGGCTCAACAGCTACGTATATAGAGTTCTGTAGATTCGAGTAAACATCTGTGCCAACTTCTTCTGGGGACCGCTGAGAACCAGTGATAACTACTGCACGATCGTCATCAATCGTTAAATCTAAAAAGTAAGCTGTTTCTTCTAATGTATCTGTTCCGTGTGTTACAACAACTCCTTCAACTTCAGGATCTTGTAATTCTTTTAGGATCGCTTGTCTAATTTCCATCATTTGTTCAAAACCAATATGCATACTTGGCAACTGGAAGGCATCAACTACTTTAACTTCAATTTCTTCTGGGAGCTGGCAAAGCTCTGCTAATTCTTTCCCTGAAATTGCTCCAGATTTTAACCGTCCATCTGAAATTTCTCGACTGGCAATTGTTCCGCCTGTTGTAATCAATGATACTTTTTTCTTCATCCCAAAACTCCCCTTCTAAATCATAAAATTATACGTTTATGTATAGACGGTAAAAAAAGAAGGCACGATTATGCTATACCTTCTTTTTTTGCAATAGCTTCCGCAATTTGCAGTCCATGAAAGCGCCCATTTTCAATAAAAATCTCATTCGCATTATTCCCTGCTGCTATAACACCGGCAATATATAAATTATCTACATTGGTTTCCATCGTTTGCTCGTCAAAAGTGGGTCTTCCGCTTTGTTGATCAATGGAAATGCCCATAGATCTTAAAAATTGATGGTCTGGATGATAACCAATCATCGCAAATACAAACTGGTTCGGAATCGATTCTTTTTGATCATTAACGGTTAGCTCAACAAAGTCATCCGTGATACGGTCTACCATCGAGTCAAATAACATCGTAATTTCGCCTTTTTTCACTAACCCATCAAATTCCGGTAAAATCCAAGGTTTAATGCTTTTAGAATAACTCGTTCCGTGGTAAGAAACCGTTACTCTACTACCCGCCTTGTGCAAAGCTAATGCGGCATCTACAGCTGAATTTTTGCCACCAATCACTAAAACATCCTGATCAAAATAAGGGTGTCCTTCTTTAAAATAATGCATCACTTTTGACAAATTTGCGCCTTCTACTTCAAGTTTGTTTGGTTGGTCGTAATAACCAGTCGCAGCGACTACATATTTTGCCTGATATTGACCTTTTGACGTCGTGACTTTATAAAGGCCTTCTTTTTCAACTTGTTCAACTGTCTCGAAAGGTCGCACTTGAATACCACTTCTCTTAACAACTTCTCGGTAATATACGAGAGCTTGATTTCGTTTTGGTTTGCGACCTTCAATGATAAAAGGAACGTCTCCTATAGACAACTTTTCACTTGTACTGAAAAAAGTTTGATGAGTTGGGTAATTGAAAATGGCATTAACAATATTCCCTTTCTCAATAACAGTTGTTTGCAATCCTAATTTTTTCAACTCAATCGCAGCTGATAGTCCGCAAGGGCCGCCTCCTATGATAAGGGCATCTACATATTCCATTTCAAAACATCTCCTGTAATTAATCCTCATATAAGCATAAAGGAC is part of the Planococcus sp. PAMC 21323 genome and encodes:
- the cmk gene encoding (d)CMP kinase, producing MMKPIQIAIDGPAAAGKSTIAKIVAEKLGYVYIDTGAMYRAITMKALATGIDMASNEEAGKLLAETEIDLQPSENGQLVFLDKRNITEEIRSQNVTKSVSQMAAHELVRMRMVELQQLLAEGRGVVMDGRDIGTHVLPDAALKVFMSASVEERARRRFAENQKREIMTSLEDLQAEIAKRDKMDSEREVAPLRQAEDAIYLDTTALTIEQAAQEILKLAEERLV
- the prsW gene encoding glutamic-type intramembrane protease PrsW yields the protein MIILLTVAIAPGLALFSYFYLRDQFAGEPSKLLFQSFVYGAVLTFPILFVQYVFDAEGVFTNSFIQNVVFSSIIEEFFKWLVILIAIYRHVDFEDPYDGILYGASVSLGFATVENILYLLEFGLQTAFIRAFLPVSSHALFGVVMGYYFGKAKFSKSNKRRRWIGWAIVSSVILHLAYNMSLYIYDNIVYGAIPFMLFLWWFGLQKAKQAHQLSMSHYSDHSSRGHSED
- a CDS encoding asparaginase, whose translation is MKKKVSLITTGGTIASREISDGRLKSGAISGKELAELCQLPEEIEVKVVDAFQLPSMHIGFEQMMEIRQAILKELQDPEVEGVVVTHGTDTLEETAYFLDLTIDDDRAVVITGSQRSPEEVGTDVYSNLQNSIYVAVEPNLRGIGAVVVFNERIYSAKYVKKVHSSNLQGFDSFGHGYLGIIDNDTVRIYQKPIMHEVHMVNDQLPRVDIIKCHSGQDGFLIEQLVAGPSKGIVLEAAGRGQVSPHMIDAIDHAIKQGIPVVLTTSAEEGNTYPTYSYPGSAHDLLTRGVILGSDYDSKKARIKLAVLLSTQDLIQANAFER
- a CDS encoding YpdA family putative bacillithiol disulfide reductase translates to MEYVDALIIGGGPCGLSAAIELKKLGLQTTVIEKGNIVNAIFNYPTHQTFFSTSEKLSIGDVPFIIEGRKPKRNQALVYYREVVKRSGIQVRPFETVEQVEKEGLYKVTTSKGQYQAKYVVAATGYYDQPNKLEVEGANLSKVMHYFKEGHPYFDQDVLVIGGKNSAVDAALALHKAGSRVTVSYHGTSYSKSIKPWILPEFDGLVKKGEITMLFDSMVDRITDDFVELTVNDQKESIPNQFVFAMIGYHPDHQFLRSMGISIDQQSGRPTFDEQTMETNVDNLYIAGVIAAGNNANEIFIENGRFHGLQIAEAIAKKEGIA